One stretch of Methanothrix sp. DNA includes these proteins:
- a CDS encoding methanogenesis marker 7 protein, giving the protein MLEPVMFTGGVYKHDLVIELVEDLGGYLLQKNVTQSEVILLFLVPAEDLRILEDLTKELRGELTRAPLAGTEVAVVTPTLAIHHLPHTACDVAEYLRRNGAKSNMIGLARGVGREIAQINEYETALINEHDAAVFLFGNFAKCIIKKEELYKGINIPVVVTGGPEIPKGEMPYAFEYVSSVGRIAHRSKKANEIGNLDRIVAAVGRALDKMRADIEKDPLTTSPPRVMDAVREQVPDIERSYSPLPIALNLTGCRIKLPYEDYHEAIGSVRFDEGVKLREIARIMPSRMKSYTLVRILPESETGMVF; this is encoded by the coding sequence ATGCTTGAGCCTGTGATGTTTACCGGCGGTGTCTACAAGCACGACCTGGTCATAGAGCTCGTCGAGGACCTGGGTGGTTATCTGCTCCAGAAGAATGTGACTCAGAGCGAGGTGATCCTGCTCTTTCTCGTGCCTGCTGAGGACCTCAGGATCCTGGAGGATCTCACAAAGGAGCTCCGCGGAGAGCTCACCCGGGCGCCGCTTGCCGGAACAGAGGTCGCTGTGGTGACCCCGACACTGGCGATACACCACCTGCCGCACACAGCATGTGATGTCGCCGAGTATCTGAGGCGGAACGGGGCGAAGAGCAACATGATCGGCCTGGCCCGCGGAGTCGGGCGCGAGATCGCCCAGATAAACGAGTACGAGACGGCTCTGATAAACGAACATGATGCAGCCGTCTTCCTCTTCGGGAACTTCGCGAAATGCATAATCAAGAAGGAGGAGCTGTACAAGGGCATAAACATCCCCGTCGTCGTCACGGGCGGTCCGGAGATCCCGAAGGGGGAGATGCCGTACGCCTTTGAGTACGTATCCTCTGTGGGGAGGATAGCTCACAGATCCAAGAAGGCGAACGAGATCGGGAACCTGGACAGGATTGTCGCAGCCGTTGGCAGAGCACTCGACAAGATGCGTGCCGATATAGAGAAGGATCCTCTGACGACTTCTCCTCCAAGAGTGATGGACGCGGTTCGTGAGCAGGTTCCTGATATCGAGAGATCTTACTCGCCGCTCCCGATCGCTCTGAACCTGACGGGATGCAGGATAAAGCTTCCATATGAAGATTATCATGAGGCGATCGGATCTGTACGGTTTGACGAGGGTGTCAAGCTCAGAGAGATCGCACGAATAATGCCTTCAAGGATGAAGAGCTACACGCTTGTCAGGATACTTCCGGAGTCTGAGACAGGGATGGTGTTTTAG